The window AGCTCACGGCCCGGCGGCACGTCGTGGTCGAGGTGCACCGCGATCACGTCCGTGGCGGGCCCGACGGCTCCGACCAGCCTCAGCCGGGCCAGCGCGTCCGGCCGCCCGACGACGTCCCCGACCACCATGTCGTACATCTCGGCCGTCTCGTCCAGGCCCGCCGGGGCCGCGCCCGGCGGCAGATAGAGCAGCCGCTGCCCGTCCGGACCCGTGACCGCGTACCCGGTGCCCGGGGCGTCCATCGGCAGCGCCCGCACCCGATGCCCCGTCAGCAGGGTGAGCTCGCGCCCGTCCGGCACCCGCCCCGGCTGCGGCAGCCCCGCCGGCACCTCCACGGCGGGGCCGTCATGGGGGTGCGACAACAGCACCTGTCGCACCCCGTTCAGCGAGTGCCCGGCCCGGGCCGCCGCGAAGGCCGCCCCGGGCGTCAGATCCAGCAACAACGTCCCGTCCACCAGCAGGGCGGCGGCCGCCCGGGCGCCCTCACCGAGCGCCACCGCGCAGACGGCGCACGAACAGTCGGGCCTGGGCAGCCCCATGGGCCCGCCGGTACCAAGCAGAGTCACTTCCACGGAGCCGATTTTTCCGTGTCTGCGCGGCTCGTGCCCGTCAGGGGTGCACAATGGCGCGCTTCTTCTGGGCCGCGGGACGTCGCGCGAGCGGTCCCCGTCCGCCCGGCACCGGCACCCCACAGTTCTCGACCTGCACCTTTGAACACCGGACGACCGGCGGAGCCCCTAGGCTGGCGCCAGGAGCCCGATCTTGCTCGGTACTTTTGGGAGGCTGACATGGCGGCATGGACGTGGCGGTTCGAGAAGGCCGATGGGACAGAGGTCCAGCCCGCGGTCCAGCCCGAGGAGTTCACCACCCAGGGCGACGCCGAGTCCTGGCTCGGCGAGCACTGGAAGGAGCTGGCCGAAGGGGGAGCGGACCAGGTCCGCATTTTCGAGGACGCCACGGAGATCTACGGCCCGATGAGCCTGCACGCCGAGGCTTCCTAGGCTCGTAGCCCGTTCGAGTGAGAGGCCGCGACCGTGCGACGGCCGCGGCCTCTTCGCCGCCCGGCCGTGCGACCCGTCGGTCACGGGCCACGCCGTCGTCCTCGGTTCCTTCGGCGGCCCGTCGACCACGGCCCGCCCCTGGCGGAGAGGTCGTCAGCCGCGTACGCCGCAGAGGTGCAGCAGCGCTGCCACCCGGCGGTAGGGATCCGTCCGCCCGGCCCGCTCCTCGGCGGCCAGCAGGACGTCCACGTCGTCCGGCACCACCGCGTCGTCGGCGGCCGTGTCCGTGAAGACCCGCACCCCGTACCAGGCGTGCAGCGGCGCCCCGATCCCGGCCAGGGTGCCGGTGAGGGTGTCCAGCCCGTCGGCCCGTACGTCGAGCCCGAGCCGGTTCGTGTACGAGCCGGTGTCGAAGGAGGCCAGCGCGCCCGCCCAGTCGCCGGCCAGCCCCGGCCGCATGGCCAGCGCGTCGGCGTTCCGCACGAGGAGGGACAGCAGTCCGCCGGGGGCCAGCATCCGCGCGAGCCCCGCCAGCAGCGGGTCGGGCTCCTCGACGTACATGAGTACGCCGTGGCACAGCACCACGTCGAAGCTGCCGGGCAGGAAGTGGACCCCGGTGTCCCGCCCGTCGCTCTCGACGAGCCGCACCCGGCCGCGGATGCCCTCCGGCTCGGAGGCGAGGGCCTCGCGGGCCACCGCGATCATCGTGGAGTCCTGCTCGACCCCGGTCACCTGGTGGCCGGCCCGGGCCAGCCGCAGCGCCTGCGTGCCCTGGCCCATGCCCACGTCGAGCACGCGCAGCCGCTGCCCCACGGGGAACCGCCCGGCTATCTGCTCGTCGAGCTGCCGGGCCACCAGTTCCTGCCGTACGACATCACGCAGGCCGCCCAGCTTGCTCAGCCAGGCCTGTGCCGCGCCCCCCGTGAAAGATGCCGCGCTCAGGGCCGCTCTCCACGCTTGACCTGCGGCTTCGGCAGCCTGAGGCGGCGCATCTGGAGGCTGCGCATCAGCGCGTAGGCGACCGCGCCACGCTTGGCCTCGTCGGGGAAGCGCGTGTTCAGCTGCTTCTTCAGGCGGATCGCGATACCGACCGAGTCGACCACGATCAGCACGATCACGAAGAGCCACAGCAGCAGCGCCACGTTCTGCAGCTGCGGGATGCGGACCATGCTCAGAACGAGGATGACCACGGCGAGCGGCAGGAAGAACTCGGCGATGCAGAACCGCGAGTCGACGAAGTCCCGCGCGAGCTTGCGCACGGGGCCCTTGTCACGGGCGGGCAGATAGCGCTCGTCGCCGCTGGCCAGCGCCTGGCGCTGCTTCTCCATGTGGGCACGGCGATCATCACGCTGTCGCTTGGCGGCCTCCTTGCGCGTCGTCGGCGTATTGGCCACGCTGCGCCGCTGGGACTGGGCCTCACTGCGCTTGGGCGTGGGCCGACCCTTGGGGGCCTGCGGGTCACGGGTCTGAGTGGAGTCGGTCAGCGCCTTGTCGGCGGGGGCCTTCTCATCCTTGGCACGGCTACGGAACACAAAACCCAAGGGTAATGGGTACGGAGGCATGGACGTCAGCCCTGTGGGGAACGATCCGGCAACACCGGTCGTCTCCAGGGGGACAGAGCGGTCCGAAAAGGGGTGGTGGTGTGAGGTTCTCCCGGCCGACCCCCGCACGAACCCCGGGGGTCACCTACTCCCTACGCCGGAGCGGGATCGTCAGCAGTCGTCCTTGGGGATGAGCGCATCCGTCCCCGAACAGTGCGGTAATGGATGCAGGGCCCGTACTGTGGGTTCTGTTGCAGTCGCTGGAGCTGGAAGTCCGTCAGAAGGGGGCGCGCGAAGCCCATGAGCGGTGTCATGAAGCGTATGGGGATGATCTTCCGCGCGAAGGCGAACAAGGCCCTTGACCGGGCCGAGGACCCGCGCGAAACCCTCGACTATTCGTACCAGAAGCAGCTCGAACTGCTGCAGAAGGTGCGCCGCGGAGTCGCCGACGTGGCGACCTCCCGCAAGCGCCTGGAACTGCAGCTGAACCAGCTGCAGGGCCAGTCCTCCAAGCTGGAGGACCAGGGGCGCAAGGCGCTCGCGCTCGGCCGTGAGGACCTGGCCCGTGAGGCCCTGTCCCGCCGTGCCGCGCTGCAGCAGCAGGTGACCGACCTGGAGACGCAGCACCAGACCCTCCAGGGCGAGGAGGAGAAGCTCACCCTCGCCGCCCAGCGCCTCCAGGCGAAGGTCGACGCCTTCCGCACCAAGAAGGAAACGATCAAGGCGACGTACACGGCCGCCCAGGCGCAGACCCGGATCGGAGAGGCCTTCTCCGGCATCTCCGAGGAGATGGGCGACGTGGGCATGGCCATCCAGCGGGCCGAGGACAAGACCGCGCAGCTCCAGGCGCGGGCCGGTGCCATCGACGAGCTGCTCGCCTCCGGCGCTCTCGACGACCACTCCGGGCTCGCCAAGGACGACATCCAGAGCGAGCTCGACCGGCTCTCCGGCGGCACGGACGTGGAGCTCGAGCTCCAGCGCATGAAGGCCGAGCTGGCCGGGGGCCCCTCGTCCCAGCAGGCGATCGAGGGCGGTCCGGGTCAGACTCAGTCCCAGCAGAAGCCGCAGGACACCCCGCGCTTCGACAAGCAGTAGCCGCGGGCAGCGTCCCACGCCGAGGAGGGCGTCATGATCGTACGGATCATGGGGGAGGGACAGGCGAGGCTGGACGACGGTCACCTCGCCGAACTGAACAAGCTGGACGACGAGCTCCTCGCGGAGATGGAGTCCGGTGACGAGGAGGGCTTCCGGCGGACGCTGGGAGCGCTGCTCGACGCGGTACGCCGTCTGGGCGTCCCCCTTGCCGACGACTCCCTCGAACCCTCCGAGCTCATCCTCCCGTCCCCCGACGCGACACTGTCGGAGGTCCGGGAGATGCTCAGCGACGACGGCCTGATCCCGGGCTGAGGGGGTTCTCGCCCCGGCCGCCCCTTCCTGTTCCCTGTGTTCCGCCCCCGGACATCCGTCCCTGGGGCGCGGGCACTGGGAGAGCCGTCCGACCGGGCCCGCGGGAGAAGCTCGGGCGAGGGTTCGGGACCGTCCCCCGTGACAGCGCCGAAAGCCCCGTACCGTAAACAGGTGTGAGCACACTGACGCGCGCCCGGGACTGGTTGAGGTCCCACCCCCTGGTGGTCGACGGAGCACTGGCGGCAGCCGTCCTCGCGTGCATGGTGGCCGGCGCGTTCGCGGAGCCGAACGGACGGCACCATCCCGCCTGGGACATCCGCACCCCCGACCCCCTCAGCATCGTCCTCACACTGCTCGCGGCCGGCGCGCTGGTCTTCCGCCGCCGCAGCCCCATGAAGGTCCTCGCCGCGACGAGCGCGCTGTCCGTCGTGGAGTTCGTGACCGGCGACCCCAGGGCCCCCGTCGCGATGTCCGCCGTCGTCGCCCTCTACACGGTCGCCGCGGCGACCGACCGCCCCACCACCTGGCGGGTCGGCCTCCTCACCATGACGGTCCTCACCGGCATCGCCATGCTCGCCGGCCCCCAGCCCTGGTACGCCCAGGAGAACCTCGGCGTCTTCGCCTGGACCGGCATGGCCGCCACCGCGGGAGACGCGGTCCGCAGCCGCCGCGACTTCGTGCACGCCATAAGAGAGCGCGCCGAGCGGGCCGAACGCACCCGCGAGGAGGAGGCCCGCCGCCGTGTCGCGGAGGAACGCCTGCGCATCGCCCGCGACCTGCACGACGTCGTCGCCCACCACATCGCCCTCGTCAACGTGCAGGCCGGAGTCGCCGCGCATGTCATGGACAAGCGTCCCGACCAGGCGAAGGAGGCTCTCGCCCACGTCCGCGAGGCCAGCCGCTCCGCGCTCAACGAACTCCGTGCCACGGTCGGCCTGCTGAGACAGTCGGGTGACCCCGAGGCCCCCACCGAACCGGCGCCCGGCCTGCACCGCCTCGAAGAGCTCGTCGGTACGTTCCGCAGCGCGGGCCTGCCCGTCGAAGTGGCCCGCACCGACCACGGCACGACCCTCCCCGCCGCCGTCGACTTGGCCGCGTACCGGATCATCCAGGAAGCCCTCACCAATGTGCGCAAGCACGCGGGCCAGGAGGCGAAGGCCGAGGTGAGCGTCGTACGCGTGGGACCGAACGTGGAGATCACCGTCCTGGACAACGGCCCCGGCGACGACGCCGTCGCCCGCCTGGAGGAGAACGGCGGCCACGGGCTCCTCGGCATGCGCGAGCGGGTCACCGCGCTCGGCGGCACCTGCACCGCGGGACCCCGATACGGGGGCGGCTTCCGGGTGCATGCGATCCTGCCGGTCAAGAGCGGTACGGGAAGCGCCGGGAGTACCGGGAGCACCGGGGGTACGGCGTCCACCGCGGCCGGCTCCCGGGCCGGGACCACGCCGGCCGCCTCCCCGGCCACCACCGGCAGGGACGCGGCCGCGTCCGGCGGTCCCGCGTCCACCGCGTCCACCGCGTCCACGAACAAGGCAGCCAGGGGGAACCCCGCATGACCATCCGTGTCCTGCTCGCCGACGACCAGGCTCTGCTGCGCAGCGCGTTCCGGGTCCTGGTCGACTCGGAGCCCGACATGGAAGTCGTCGGAGAGGCCTCGGACGGTGCGGAGGCCGTGCGGCTCGCGCGCGAGGAGCGGGCCGACGTCGTCCTGATGGACATCCGCATGCCCGGCACCGACGGGCTGGCCGCGACCCGGCTCATCAGCGCCGACCCGGGCCTCGCCCAGGTGCGGGTCGTCATGCTGACGACCTTCGAGGTCGACGAGTACGTGGTGCAGTCGCTGCGGGCCGGAGCCTCCGGTTTCCTCGGCAAGGGATCCGAGCCGGAGGAACTGCTCAACGCCATCCGCGTCGCTGCGGGCGGCGATGCGCTGCTGTCGCCGGTGGCCACCAAGGGACTGATCGCGAAGTTCCTCGCGCAGGGAGACGCCGACGACGACCGGGACCCCGCGCGCGCCGAACGGCTCGAAGCGCTGACCGTCCGCGAGCGCGAAGTCCTCGTCCAGGTCGCCGGCGGGCACTCCAACGACGAGATCGCCGAGCGGCTGGAGGTCAGCCCGCTCACGGTCAAGACGCACGTCAACCGGGCCATGGCCAAGCTCGGAGCACGCGACCGGGCCCAGCTCGTGGTGATCGCGTACGAGTCGGGACTGGTACGCCCAAGGGTGGAGTGAGCTCCACCCGCACGTACTGCGGTCGCGGTATGCGCCGCATAAGTAAACGGGACCTGGGGGCGAGGGGAGGGGCCTCGCGCATGGCTCAGAGTGATAGGCGGACGCTCACATGAGCCCGTTCTTCCGCTCCACAGCCCCAAGCCACAGAAGAGAGACCCGCCGCCCATGTCCTGGCTGTCCCGCTTCAGCCTCGCTCAGCGTGCCCTCATAGGGCTGATGTCGATCATCGCGCTCGCCTTCGGAGCGATAGCGATCCCGCAGCTCAAGCAGCAACTGCTGCCCACCATCGAACTGCCGATGGTGTCGGTCCTGGCGCCGTACCAGGGCGCATCCCCCGACGTGGTCGAGAAGCAGGTCGTCGAGCCCATCGAGGACAACCTCGAAGCGGTCGACGGAATCTCCGGTGTCACCTCCACGGCCAGCGAGGGCAACGCCCTGATCATGGCCTCCTTCGACTACGGCAACGACTCCGCCCGGATCGTGGCCGATGTCCAGCAGGCCGTGAACCGCGCCCGCGCCCAGCTGCCGGACGACGTGGACCCGCAGGTCGTCGCCGGTTCGACCGACGACATACCCACCGTCGTCCTCGCCGTCACCTCGGGCAAGGACCAGCAGGCCCTCTCGGACCAGCTGGACCGCACCGTCGTGCCCGCGCTGAAGGACATCGACGGCGTCGGCCAGGTCACGGTCGACGGTGTCCGGGACCTGGAGGTCGCGGTCACGCCCGACGACGCGAAGCTGGCGAAGGCGGGACTCACCCCGGCCGCCCTCGGCCAGGCCCTCCAGGCGGGCGGCGCGACCGTACCGGCCGGATCCTTCGACGAGGACGGCAGCAACCGCACGGTCCAGGTCGGCGGCGGATTCACCTCGCTGCGCCAGATCGAGGACCTGATGGTCACCGGCGAGGGCGGCAAGAAGCCCGTACGCCTCGGCGCCGTCGCCACCGTCGAGGAGAAGCCCGCCAAGACGGAGTCCATCACCCGTACCGACGGGAAGCCCAGCCTCGCCGTCTCCGTCACCATGGACCACGACGGCAGCGCGGTCGCCGTCTCGGACGCGGTCCAGGACAAGCTGCCGGGCCTGCGCAAGGACCTCGGATCCGGCGCCACCCTGACGGTCGTCAGCGACCAGGGCCCGGCCGTCTCCAAGTCCATCAAGGGCCTGACCACCGAGGGCGGCCTCGGGCTCGTCTTCGCGGTCCTCGTCATCCTGGTCTTCCTGGCGTCGCTCCGTTCGACGCTGGTCACCGCGGTCTCCATCCCGCTGTCGGTCGTCCTCGCGCTGATCGTGCTGTGGACCCGCGGCGAGTCGCTCAACATCCTGACGCTGGGCGCGCTGACCATCGCCATCGGCCGGGTCGTCGACGACTCGATCGTGGTGCTGGAGAACATCAAGCGGCACCTCGGCTACGGCGAGGAGCGCGAGGAGGCCATCCTCAAGGCCGTACGGGAGGTCGCGGGCGCGGTCACCGCCTCGACGCTGACAACCGTCGCGGTCTTCCTGCCCATCGGTCTGACCGGCGGGATGGTCGGCGAACTGTTCGGCTCGTTCTCCCTGACGGTCACGGCGGCCCTGCTGGCCTCGCTGGTCGTCTCGCTGACGGTCGTACCGGTGCTCTCGTACTGGTTCCTGCGTGCTCCCAAGGACGTGCGTGGGGCGGACCCGCAGGAGGCACGCCGCAAGGCCGAGGAGAAGGAGGCGCGCAGCCGTCTCCAGCGCTTCTACGTTCCCGTGCTGCGCTTCGCGACCCGTCGCCGCCTCACCAGCGTGGCGATCGCGGTGGTCGTCCTTGTCGGTACGTTCGGCATGGCGCCGCTGCTGAAGACCAACTTCTTCGACCAGGGCGAGCAGGAGGTCCTCACGGTCAAGCAGGAGCTGAAGCCCGGCACCAGCCTGGCGGCGACCGACGCCCAGGCCAAGAAGGTCGAACGGATGCTCGCCGGCGTCAAGGGCGTCGAGGACTACCAGGTCACGATCGGCTCCTCCGGATTCCTGGCCGCGTTCGGCGGGGGCACGGACACCAACCAGGCCTCTTACACCGTCAAGGTCGCCGACTCGGCCTCCTTCGACGATGTCCAGGACCGCATCGAGGAAGGGCTCGGCGGGCTCTCCGGGATCGGTACGACGACGGTCGCGGCCGGTGACGGGTTCAGCAGCCAGGACCTGAGCGTCGTGGTGAAGTCCGCCGACGCCGGCGTACTGCGCGAGGCGGCGGAGAAGGTCCGGGACGAGGTCGCCGAGCTGGACGACGTCACCGACGTCACCAGCGACCTCGCCCAGTCCGTGCCGCGGATCTCGGTCCGGGCCAACGACAAGGCGGCCGCCGCCGGGTTCGACGACGCCACGCTCGGCGCGGCCGTCGGCCAGGCCGTGCGCGGCACCACCAGCGGCAAGGCCATCCTGGACGACACCGAGCGGGACGTGGTCATCAAGTCGGCGCAGCCGGCCGAGACGCTGTCCGAGCTGAAGAACCTGAACCTCGGCGCGGTGAAGCTCGGTGACATCGCGACGGTGGAGCTGGTCGACGGCCCGGTGTCGATGACCCGCATCGACGGTCAGCGCGCGGCCACGATCACGGCGAAGCCGACGGGCGACAACACCGGCGCGGTCAGCGCCGACCTGACGGCCAAGCTCGACGAGCTGAAGCTGCCGGCCGGTGCCACGGCCGCCATCGGCGGGGTCTCCGAGGATCAGGACGACGCGTTCGCGTCCCTCGGCCTCGCGATGCTCGCGGCGATCGCGATCGTCTTCATGCTGCTGGTGGCGACCTTCCGGTCGCTGATCCAGCCGCTGATCCTGCTCGTCTCGATCCCGTTCGCGGCGACGGGCGCGATCGGTCTGCTGGTGCTCACAGGTACCCCGATGGGTGTGCCGTCGATGATCGGCATGCTGATGCTCATCGGCATCGTCGTCACCAACGCGATCGTGCTGATCGACCTGATCAACCAGTACCGCAAGCAGGGTTACGGCGTTGTCGAGGCCGTGGTGGAAGGCGGCCGGCACCGCCTGCGCCCCATCCTCATGACGGCCCTGGCGACCATCTTCGCCCTGCTGCCGATGGCTCTGGGCATCACCGGCGAGGGCGGCTTCATCGCCAAGCCCCTGGCGGTGGTGGTGATCGGCGGTCTGATCACGTCGACGCTGCTGACCCTGCTCCTGGTGCCGACGCTCTACGCGATGGTCGAACTCCGCAAGGAGCGCCGCGCGAAGAAGAAGGCGGCGAAGCAGGCGGCCAGGGCCGGGGTTCCCGACCGGCCGGCGTCGTCCGCCTCGGACGAGCCGGAACCGGCCGGCGCTCAGCTGTAGACAGTTCCCCGCGCCCCTTCAAGGGGCGTGGGGAACTGCGCGATCAGCCACGAAGAACCGGCGGACAGAGCCCTTCGGCCCGTCCGCCGCTCAAGGACAAGGCCGCGGGGCCGACAGCGGGGGGCTGGGGGCAGCACCGGCAGCAGCCCCCAGAAGGGCGCGCCCTACGGCAGCGCCAGCATCCGCTCGAGCGCCAGCTTCGCGAACTGCTCAGTCTCCCGGTCCACCTCGATGCGGTTGACGAGGTTGCCCTCGGCCAGCGACTCCAGGGTCCAGACCAGGTGCGGAAGGTCGATCCGGTTCATGGTCGAGCAGAAGCAGACCGTCTTGTCGAGGAAGACGATCTCCTTGCCCTCGGGGGCGAACCGGTTCGCCAGGCGGCGGACGAGGTTCAGCTCCGTGCCGATGGCCCACTTGGAGCCGGCCGGAGCCGCCTCCAGCGCCTTGATGATGTACTCCGTGGAGCCCACGTAGTCCGCGGCGGCCACGACCTCGTGCCGGCACTCGGGGTGCACGAGGACGTTCACGCCCGGGATGCGCTCCCGCACGTCGTTCACCGAGTCGAGCGAGAAGCGGCCGTGCACCGAGCAGTGCCCCCGCCACAGGATCATCTTCGCGTCCCGCAGCTGCTCTGTGGTCAGCCCGCCGTTCGGCTTGTGCGGGTTGTACAGGACGCAGTCGTCGAGCGACATGCCCATGTCCCGCACGGCGGTGTTGCGGCCCAGGTGCTGGTCGGGGAGGAACAGCACCTTCTCGCCCTGCTCGAACGCCCAGTCCAGCGCCTTCTTGGCGTTGGACGACGTGCAGATCGTGCCCCCGTGCTTGCCTGTGAACGCCTTGATGTCCGCGGACGAGTTCATGTACGAGACGGGCACGACCTGCTCGGCTATCCCGGCCTCGGTCAGCACGTCCCAGCACTCGGCGACCTGCTCGGCG of the Streptomyces aurantiacus genome contains:
- a CDS encoding class I SAM-dependent methyltransferase, whose amino-acid sequence is MARQLDEQIAGRFPVGQRLRVLDVGMGQGTQALRLARAGHQVTGVEQDSTMIAVAREALASEPEGIRGRVRLVESDGRDTGVHFLPGSFDVVLCHGVLMYVEEPDPLLAGLARMLAPGGLLSLLVRNADALAMRPGLAGDWAGALASFDTGSYTNRLGLDVRADGLDTLTGTLAGIGAPLHAWYGVRVFTDTAADDAVVPDDVDVLLAAEERAGRTDPYRRVAALLHLCGVRG
- a CDS encoding DUF3043 domain-containing protein; the encoded protein is MPPYPLPLGFVFRSRAKDEKAPADKALTDSTQTRDPQAPKGRPTPKRSEAQSQRRSVANTPTTRKEAAKRQRDDRRAHMEKQRQALASGDERYLPARDKGPVRKLARDFVDSRFCIAEFFLPLAVVILVLSMVRIPQLQNVALLLWLFVIVLIVVDSVGIAIRLKKQLNTRFPDEAKRGAVAYALMRSLQMRRLRLPKPQVKRGERP
- a CDS encoding PspA/IM30 family protein; amino-acid sequence: MSGVMKRMGMIFRAKANKALDRAEDPRETLDYSYQKQLELLQKVRRGVADVATSRKRLELQLNQLQGQSSKLEDQGRKALALGREDLAREALSRRAALQQQVTDLETQHQTLQGEEEKLTLAAQRLQAKVDAFRTKKETIKATYTAAQAQTRIGEAFSGISEEMGDVGMAIQRAEDKTAQLQARAGAIDELLASGALDDHSGLAKDDIQSELDRLSGGTDVELELQRMKAELAGGPSSQQAIEGGPGQTQSQQKPQDTPRFDKQ
- the pspAA gene encoding PspA-associated protein PspAA, with amino-acid sequence MIVRIMGEGQARLDDGHLAELNKLDDELLAEMESGDEEGFRRTLGALLDAVRRLGVPLADDSLEPSELILPSPDATLSEVREMLSDDGLIPG
- a CDS encoding sensor histidine kinase, whose product is MSTLTRARDWLRSHPLVVDGALAAAVLACMVAGAFAEPNGRHHPAWDIRTPDPLSIVLTLLAAGALVFRRRSPMKVLAATSALSVVEFVTGDPRAPVAMSAVVALYTVAAATDRPTTWRVGLLTMTVLTGIAMLAGPQPWYAQENLGVFAWTGMAATAGDAVRSRRDFVHAIRERAERAERTREEEARRRVAEERLRIARDLHDVVAHHIALVNVQAGVAAHVMDKRPDQAKEALAHVREASRSALNELRATVGLLRQSGDPEAPTEPAPGLHRLEELVGTFRSAGLPVEVARTDHGTTLPAAVDLAAYRIIQEALTNVRKHAGQEAKAEVSVVRVGPNVEITVLDNGPGDDAVARLEENGGHGLLGMRERVTALGGTCTAGPRYGGGFRVHAILPVKSGTGSAGSTGSTGGTASTAAGSRAGTTPAASPATTGRDAAASGGPASTASTASTNKAARGNPA
- a CDS encoding response regulator transcription factor, producing the protein MTIRVLLADDQALLRSAFRVLVDSEPDMEVVGEASDGAEAVRLAREERADVVLMDIRMPGTDGLAATRLISADPGLAQVRVVMLTTFEVDEYVVQSLRAGASGFLGKGSEPEELLNAIRVAAGGDALLSPVATKGLIAKFLAQGDADDDRDPARAERLEALTVREREVLVQVAGGHSNDEIAERLEVSPLTVKTHVNRAMAKLGARDRAQLVVIAYESGLVRPRVE
- a CDS encoding efflux RND transporter permease subunit; this translates as MSWLSRFSLAQRALIGLMSIIALAFGAIAIPQLKQQLLPTIELPMVSVLAPYQGASPDVVEKQVVEPIEDNLEAVDGISGVTSTASEGNALIMASFDYGNDSARIVADVQQAVNRARAQLPDDVDPQVVAGSTDDIPTVVLAVTSGKDQQALSDQLDRTVVPALKDIDGVGQVTVDGVRDLEVAVTPDDAKLAKAGLTPAALGQALQAGGATVPAGSFDEDGSNRTVQVGGGFTSLRQIEDLMVTGEGGKKPVRLGAVATVEEKPAKTESITRTDGKPSLAVSVTMDHDGSAVAVSDAVQDKLPGLRKDLGSGATLTVVSDQGPAVSKSIKGLTTEGGLGLVFAVLVILVFLASLRSTLVTAVSIPLSVVLALIVLWTRGESLNILTLGALTIAIGRVVDDSIVVLENIKRHLGYGEEREEAILKAVREVAGAVTASTLTTVAVFLPIGLTGGMVGELFGSFSLTVTAALLASLVVSLTVVPVLSYWFLRAPKDVRGADPQEARRKAEEKEARSRLQRFYVPVLRFATRRRLTSVAIAVVVLVGTFGMAPLLKTNFFDQGEQEVLTVKQELKPGTSLAATDAQAKKVERMLAGVKGVEDYQVTIGSSGFLAAFGGGTDTNQASYTVKVADSASFDDVQDRIEEGLGGLSGIGTTTVAAGDGFSSQDLSVVVKSADAGVLREAAEKVRDEVAELDDVTDVTSDLAQSVPRISVRANDKAAAAGFDDATLGAAVGQAVRGTTSGKAILDDTERDVVIKSAQPAETLSELKNLNLGAVKLGDIATVELVDGPVSMTRIDGQRAATITAKPTGDNTGAVSADLTAKLDELKLPAGATAAIGGVSEDQDDAFASLGLAMLAAIAIVFMLLVATFRSLIQPLILLVSIPFAATGAIGLLVLTGTPMGVPSMIGMLMLIGIVVTNAIVLIDLINQYRKQGYGVVEAVVEGGRHRLRPILMTALATIFALLPMALGITGEGGFIAKPLAVVVIGGLITSTLLTLLLVPTLYAMVELRKERRAKKKAAKQAARAGVPDRPASSASDEPEPAGAQL
- the nadA gene encoding quinolinate synthase NadA — encoded protein: MTTAQTQELDVQPTPLALLLLGREADPRSERGVDCPGDLPSPSDPDLVERARAAKEKLGDKVFVLGHHYQRDEVIQFADVTGDSFKLARDAAARPEAEYIVFCGVHFMAESADILTSDDQRVVLPDLAAGCSMADMATAEQVAECWDVLTEAGIAEQVVPVSYMNSSADIKAFTGKHGGTICTSSNAKKALDWAFEQGEKVLFLPDQHLGRNTAVRDMGMSLDDCVLYNPHKPNGGLTTEQLRDAKMILWRGHCSVHGRFSLDSVNDVRERIPGVNVLVHPECRHEVVAAADYVGSTEYIIKALEAAPAGSKWAIGTELNLVRRLANRFAPEGKEIVFLDKTVCFCSTMNRIDLPHLVWTLESLAEGNLVNRIEVDRETEQFAKLALERMLALP